The nucleotide sequence gttccaGGCCCGgaggcaacagcaacataaTCATcatcggcagcagcagcagcaacatcttgGCCGGCTGCATCTTGGATAGCCGAGAACGTGATCGCTTTCTGGCCAAGATCGGAGCAAGCCAACGCCATGGCGATGTCACCTGTCTTGGATGCGGCTGCCAAAGCCGCTGGCCGTGATCTCAATGGTAATAGTAATGCAGCaagtgcaacagcagcatcaacagcaacaccaactgcagcagcagccgcagcagcaaccacaCCGCGCAAAACGAAAAAGACAATTATCAATTGGCTGGTGAATAGTGACAGTGAGAACAACAATCGGGCGACGTGCGATAAAGCCGGCAAAGataatccaaatccaaatcaaaatccGAATAGCCAAGCAAATCCGAATCAAAACTGCAGCTGTGAGTCGCGGGCATTTCGCGATTTCCGTGGCGTGCAAACTTTGCGATTATTGTGGAGCAGGCGCATCAAAAGTGCCAGCGAGGATCAATGTCACTCCCCAGTCCACTGCCACACCTCCTCCTCTTCATTGggcacattaaaaaagttaaataaaagcGTTAGCTGTCTGGTTAACGCCTTTAACAACTCGCGTGATTGCGCCACGCCGGAAAAAACGCTGGCAAAACGCGCTGCCAGTTTGCACAATTTGCAGGATTCGCAAGCGAAGCATAAGCAATTGCATAGGGAAAAAGATAATTTCTACAAGTACAAAAACGCCGAGCAGGCCAAAATGCAGGCCAAGTTAAGAAGCAGCGCCGACGAGGCGATTTTAAACGCCAGCGAAACGCGCGCGAAACGTGACGACAGCGGTTGTTTACCTGGCGTCAAATCGTATAATTCGAAAGCCTTATCAGCCGCAGATAAGGTTGCAAAAGTGGCAAAGGGGGAAGCTAAGACGCAGCGGAGGGCGGAGGAGCCGGTGGGAGAGGcagaggtggaggtggaggtaGAGTTCCGAGCCAAACGGGAGCACAATCGGCTTGAGGGTCTCAGTCTCAGCGCGGCGAGCGCCCAAAGTGGGGGCAGCAGCGAATCGCTTcaaaccaccaccacctcctcctccacgcccaccacccacagcAGCGTGACGTCATCGACGGGTCGGTCGGGCGGACGTCGCAAGTATAGCTTTAAAACCCATGCCGGCAAGTCATATCATCAGCACCATCATCCGTCGCGCAGGACTAGCAACATGGATTCCTCAAATGGTGGCATTAGTATGGTGGCCAAACTTACCCATCAGTTCAACGAGATTATTCAAAAGGATGCGAAACTCCTGGAACAGGTCAAGCGGAACAATGGCGTCTGGATATCCCGGGGCACTCATGTCTACAAGATCGTGGAGAAACCAACGTCAGAGGGAAAGGGATTACCTAACGCCGACGATAATCGCATCTCGACCGTTCAGCGGAATATTAAAAAGTTCGAGAGGCTGGAGAAGCCGAGTGTGCCCTTGAAGAGTGAACAGTTGATGCGGAAACATCTCGAACTGATGAGGGGCAGTAGTCTTTCGCGGGGTCCGCGAATCAAAAGGAATCTCAAGCTACCACCGGGCAGTGTGGGCATTCCAGAACTGGCAATAGTCAGCGAGGAACTGAAGACTCCTACTTCCGAAGAGCAAGCTAAGAAACCAAAGTCAGTGCAAAATGAATCACAGCCCAATCATCCCGAAGAATTGAATCAGTCGAATGACAAACCCAGTGATGAGCTGGATTTAATTATGGGGGAGGAAGGcgacgaggaggagctgcGCCAGAAGCAGCGGAAGCACAAGTATGCCTCCATATACGAGAAACTCCGATTCACCTTCGCGAAAGGTCGGAAATCAGCGAGTCCCTCACCCACGAAGGCCCAAATCCGGGAGGAAGTATCAATAGATGAGGAGTCCATCAAGGATAGCACATCCGAAGATATGGTTACTCGGAAAGAAGATTTCACATTGGATCTTCCCAAAGAGGTAATACCCAGAGCAGAAGACCTAGAAGATTCCTCACACGCCCTGCTTGTATCTCCGTGCTTTGAAGCCGATGCCAAAATCCTCGACGCCCTTGAGGCAGTGGATCTAAAACTCAAGGTGCTCAACCCCCTCAACGATGTGACCACCGCAGACGGTGAGCGGGAGCTCCTCCTGGCCGCCAACGATGACTTCGAGCAGCGCATCCTGCCCAATAGCTCCTTTGTTTACCAGGCGGCCAACAAGCAGTACTCGAATAATCAAATTCTGCTGAACCAGGCGGTTAATGTTACCCTAGTTAATGCCATCGAGGGTGAGCAGATGATCATGGAGCAAAAGCAACTGATGAAAGTCAGAGATTTGGAGCTCACGGAGAGGGACATAGATCAACCTCTCAAACGGGCGGAAAAATCGCCAGAGAAGGACGATACCCTGGAACCCGAGTCCCTCTACGAACCCATCACACCTGTTATGGATGAAACCAAGACTGAAGCCCAGACATCCAGCCTCTTTAAAATATACACCAAGAAATCAGAGCTGGTGGAGGACATATACCAAACTGTTGAGGAGGCATCCACTGTCGAGGTGAAGCCGAATAACTGGCTGGAGGGCTACGAATCAATCGCTGGATCCCAGGAGGCATGTCCCTTGACGTACGATGGCTACGAGTCCTTCGCCCCAGAAGAGGTGGTAACAACACCCACGACTCCATCTGCCACTGGCACATTGGGCCGGAATACCCGCGATGAGCTGCCGGAACTGCCGAAGCCCAAGAGAGTACTCAACAAATCACCCATTCCCTTGCGACCAGCACCTCCAAAGCCACAAGCCAAAGAGTCGGAAGAGGATGAGAATATATACGACACCATCAAGGGCTGCTACGAGTCCATGCACTGCAAGGCAACATCCTCCTCGTCCAGTGGAGAAGCCACACTCACCACGGACACCATTTCCCTGAGTTCCAACTGCTACGAGAGTATCTCCCACATCCGGAGAAGCCGAGTGGCAACTACTCAAAATCAGGGCCACGGTTCGGCGGGCAGTTGCATCCAACTCTCGAGCAGCGGCTCCACATTGACAATCTCCTCGGATCACAAGACCAACAGCCTGTATGAATCCTCTCTGGCGGCCGCCGGATGCGTGGTCTACGGAAGTGCCAGTGTGGGATGCAGGTCGTCCTTGGGCAGTAGTGCCGGAAGCAGAGACAGCGGAAAGCCTGGCGATAAGAGATCCTCAATAGCCGGCTCCAGTGACAACAGCGATGCGTGGGTGGACATTTCGGATGGGGAGATTGGCCAGGCGACGACCGATGCGACCGCCAACGAGGCCCAGTTCATTGTGTAAGTACTATATCTCACAATGAATGTGCTTATCttttaatacttttaaaaaGAGCTAATCAAAAAATAAGTAAGGAAAGTGTAGATAAATGATAAATGAGATTggaattttgtttataaaaagaaaatatttaagtaatgcgttattttttcagtgcatttttttttttattttacttaaagtatataaatattgttcaaCGTTTCATGAGTCTGTAGGTCAGGTTGATATGAATAATGTTTTAAGTATACACACATTGCAAACCGGGAGAAAATATCgcaatgttattattatttattcactgCCCGTTACGCAAAA is from Drosophila melanogaster chromosome 3L and encodes:
- the Exn gene encoding ephexin, isoform E; translation: MAMSPVLDAAAKAAGRDLNGNSNAASATAASTATPTAAAAAAATTPRKTKKTIINWLVNSDSENNNRATCDKAGKDNPNPNQNPNSQANPNQNCSCESRAFRDFRGVQTLRLLWSRRIKSASEDQCHSPVHCHTSSSSLGTLKKLNKSVSCLVNAFNNSRDCATPEKTLAKRAASLHNLQDSQAKHKQLHREKDNFYKYKNAEQAKMQAKLRSSADEAILNASETRAKRDDSGCLPGVKSYNSKALSAADKVAKVAKGEAKTQRRAEEPVGEAEVEVEVEFRAKREHNRLEGLSLSAASAQSGGSSESLQTTTTSSSTPTTHSSVTSSTGRSGGRRKYSFKTHAGKSYHQHHHPSRRTSNMDSSNGGISMVAKLTHQFNEIIQKDAKLLEQVKRNNGVWISRGTHVYKIVEKPTSEGKGLPNADDNRISTVQRNIKKFERLEKPSVPLKSEQLMRKHLELMRGSSLSRGPRIKRNLKLPPGSVGIPELAIVSEELKTPTSEEQAKKPKSVQNESQPNHPEELNQSNDKPSDELDLIMGEEGDEEELRQKQRKHKYASIYEKLRFTFAKGRKSASPSPTKAQIREEVSIDEESIKDSTSEDMVTRKEDFTLDLPKEVIPRAEDLEDSSHALLVSPCFEADAKILDALEAVDLKLKVLNPLNDVTTADGERELLLAANDDFEQRILPNSSFVYQAANKQYSNNQILLNQAVNVTLVNAIEGEQMIMEQKQLMKVRDLELTERDIDQPLKRAEKSPEKDDTLEPESLYEPITPVMDETKTEAQTSSLFKIYTKKSELVEDIYQTVEEASTVEVKPNNWLEGYESIAGSQEACPLTYDGYESFAPEEVVTTPTTPSATGTLGRNTRDELPELPKPKRVLNKSPIPLRPAPPKPQAKESEEDENIYDTIKGCYESMHCKATSSSSSGEATLTTDTISLSSNCYESISHIRRSRVATTQNQGHGSAGSCIQLSSSGSTLTISSDHKTNSLYESSLAAAGCVVYGSASVGCRSSLGSSAGSRDSGKPGDKRSSIAGSSDNSDAWVDISDGEIGQATTDATANEAQFIVVRERFKPHRTRSPDWSKRIRDKRLQQKKAISCIEDDSDHYYETLSPLGNKRHSTQLVRQSQDGNRSGGVRSSHRRSKNHSASAHTLGEHVVISDDYDSFETDSDDHGDGEPDLRQRNYNDSGVDMRNHRLPKPPPPQNQVYEFVRKFKDFISSKKSPKGSQQKLYENTPASTLFYVECSKRTEDVYENTDFGPERIPAPETKGPVHQEQAPVLRAKQKNGKSLRSRLRKSLVGSSFDTKQLSSLAPTRSTFYVEDPEGSLPALPLEPEIHGSGELDSGFSDKNCTPLPETPKFSTVARKAKKEAKANRRRTTIGLRPNDPPPPPPPMTGNKSPLDPERELDAEQTTSWYAECGVFKQATNGAVSPRGDEPVTPTPSGHGGVSSWYAESGLYQTSGISVASSSGSSGVSTGNEAGLGDELSSEPHSLFSNEPLYQMYSAAKLESITRDLEAHGSSDGYEEIGLQAKAKPEPLVKPRPTALQLVEPKNGPSRTLWSEIPEVIHSCILPTLTSRERSLQEAKFEIITSEASYLKSLNLLRRHFMNHNAFLDSSVLSAKDRKALFSYIVPVHECSERLLTELEACWQDNIMLLGLSRCIYEIAERHFHVYVAFCEHQGRMDRTLRRLKESKESLAFQQHLERLEASPSCCGLNLHSFLMLPMQRITRLPLLIDAVFSKESPLNREEYESWKLTLALVQKVVGQCNEAANRWEQAFELERIARQLEFPSHVRALAIAPVGVPRAGAKPRFLVKRGELTHLLWRGEDAKLTFGKRLTKISIYAFLFSDLLLLCKRRGESCFSVFDYCPRSMLTLAAGDSLPQLPTKDLKDQAGKNLILMTLLENCDRKTVELVLSCPSVSDQQRWLQAMRPPEAETPGEKLYESWDCPQVVAKHSYESDEPDVLQLELGDVVNVSRKLPDGWYQGERIRDGAVGWFPGSYTEELNSAHVRARNLKQRHRLLTFTATYLESQKSK